In the genome of Trichomycterus rosablanca isolate fTriRos1 chromosome 24, fTriRos1.hap1, whole genome shotgun sequence, one region contains:
- the miip gene encoding migration and invasion-inhibitory protein isoform X2 — translation MQTRKTSKPAGKNSLNLATNKKCKASTSAEHVCEQGHVPTDTTYDNSLQEQENISLHGHFNTIEQIQPKPIPSQNMYQKGVRQVTILSPNQELDSILQLDRQRVQPLLGYDWIAGLLDAESSLTEHTEQFFSELRTFRQVNKEECVHSQLSRLPGVGDPLNFPLEEEVTEQQHTPDIHQCTFCYRINSRLFATPLDPQAVCPICKMPKAKHPHTEKEPAFIRVSIPRSTLLPAYQYKAHRRCSFDPSDSLGLPSHCSSGWLNITQKAGSQMSSLDLRSCMEVKPDLDTVSSQQDLSVSRVSGSRRSDQLLDISRLARYRFQHLNTWRDKTNKRY, via the exons ATGCAAACCAGGAAAACATCAAAGCCTGCAG GAAAGAACTCTTTGAATTTGGCCACCAATAAAAAGTGTAAAGCTTCTACATCAGCTGAACATGTGTGTGAACAGGGCCATGTTCCAACAGACACCACATATGACAACAGCCTCCAAGAACAAGAGAACATCTCCCTACATGGACACTTTAACACTATAGAACAGATTCAGCCCAAGCCCATTCCCTCGCAGAACATGTATCAG AAAGGCGTGAGACAAGTCACAATTCTGTCTCCTAATCAAGAGCTGGACAGCATCCTGCAGTTGGATAGACAACGGGTACAGCCTTTACTAGGCTATGACTGGATAGCTG GTCTGCTGGATGCAGAGAGCTCCCTGACCGAGCATACCGAGCAGTTCTTCAGTGAGCTTCGCACTTTCCGCCAGGTCAACAAAGAGGAGTGCGTCCACAGCCAGTTGTCTAG GCTGCCTGGTGTAGGAGACCCTTTGAACTTCCCACTAGAAGAAGAAGTGACTGAACAGCAGCATACACCAGATATTCACCAAT GCACCTTCTGCTACCGAATCAACAGTCGCCTGTTCGCCACTCCTCTGGACCCTCAAGCTGTGTGCCCCATATGTAAAATGCCTAAAGccaaacacccacacacagagaaagaacCTGCATTCATAAG GGTCAGTATTCCACGTTCAACACTTCTGCCGGCATACCAATACAAAGCCCATCGTCGCTGCAGTTTTGATCCATCGGACAGCCTCGGCTTGCCCTCT CACTGTTCATCTGGATGGCTGAACATTACTCAAAAAGCTGGCTCTCAGATGAGCAGTTTAGATCTACGAAGCTGCATGGAGGTGAAGCCAGATTTGGACACAGTCAGCAGtcagcag GATCTCTCTGTGTCAAGGGTGTCTGGAAGTCGGCGTTCTGATCAGCTGTTGGACATCTCTCGCCTGGCACGATATCGTTTCCAGCATCTTAACACTTGGAGGGATAAAACTAATAAGAGATACTAA
- the miip gene encoding uncharacterized protein miip isoform X1: protein MASSEHLETLRKRNKELLEQLKQVTEELQSIKLPHTCKTAANKSQGSPASACTEDLLLVKNKQRYQVPLNERNERFVSNAIRDTLTVSVETNSPDVARRSLCKVGTRMQTRKTSKPAGKNSLNLATNKKCKASTSAEHVCEQGHVPTDTTYDNSLQEQENISLHGHFNTIEQIQPKPIPSQNMYQKGVRQVTILSPNQELDSILQLDRQRVQPLLGYDWIAGLLDAESSLTEHTEQFFSELRTFRQVNKEECVHSQLSRLPGVGDPLNFPLEEEVTEQQHTPDIHQCTFCYRINSRLFATPLDPQAVCPICKMPKAKHPHTEKEPAFIRVSIPRSTLLPAYQYKAHRRCSFDPSDSLGLPSHCSSGWLNITQKAGSQMSSLDLRSCMEVKPDLDTVSSQQDLSVSRVSGSRRSDQLLDISRLARYRFQHLNTWRDKTNKRY from the exons ATGGCTTCTTCAGAACACTTAGAAACTTTGCGAAAACGAAACAAGGAACTACTGGAGCAACTAAAGCAGGTAACGGAAGAACTACAGAGTATTAAATTACCCCACACATGCAAAACAGCAGCAAATAAATCACAGGGAAGTCCAGCGTCCGCTTGTACTGAAGATCTTTTATTAGTTAAGAACAAACAAAGATATCAGGTTCCTCTAAACGAGAGAAATGAAAGATTCGTGTCTAATGCCATCAGAGACACTCTTACTGTTTCTGTTGAGACTAACAGTCCAGATGTTGCCCGTCGCTCGTTGTGTAAGGTGGGGACACGGATGCAAACCAGGAAAACATCAAAGCCTGCAG GAAAGAACTCTTTGAATTTGGCCACCAATAAAAAGTGTAAAGCTTCTACATCAGCTGAACATGTGTGTGAACAGGGCCATGTTCCAACAGACACCACATATGACAACAGCCTCCAAGAACAAGAGAACATCTCCCTACATGGACACTTTAACACTATAGAACAGATTCAGCCCAAGCCCATTCCCTCGCAGAACATGTATCAG AAAGGCGTGAGACAAGTCACAATTCTGTCTCCTAATCAAGAGCTGGACAGCATCCTGCAGTTGGATAGACAACGGGTACAGCCTTTACTAGGCTATGACTGGATAGCTG GTCTGCTGGATGCAGAGAGCTCCCTGACCGAGCATACCGAGCAGTTCTTCAGTGAGCTTCGCACTTTCCGCCAGGTCAACAAAGAGGAGTGCGTCCACAGCCAGTTGTCTAG GCTGCCTGGTGTAGGAGACCCTTTGAACTTCCCACTAGAAGAAGAAGTGACTGAACAGCAGCATACACCAGATATTCACCAAT GCACCTTCTGCTACCGAATCAACAGTCGCCTGTTCGCCACTCCTCTGGACCCTCAAGCTGTGTGCCCCATATGTAAAATGCCTAAAGccaaacacccacacacagagaaagaacCTGCATTCATAAG GGTCAGTATTCCACGTTCAACACTTCTGCCGGCATACCAATACAAAGCCCATCGTCGCTGCAGTTTTGATCCATCGGACAGCCTCGGCTTGCCCTCT CACTGTTCATCTGGATGGCTGAACATTACTCAAAAAGCTGGCTCTCAGATGAGCAGTTTAGATCTACGAAGCTGCATGGAGGTGAAGCCAGATTTGGACACAGTCAGCAGtcagcag GATCTCTCTGTGTCAAGGGTGTCTGGAAGTCGGCGTTCTGATCAGCTGTTGGACATCTCTCGCCTGGCACGATATCGTTTCCAGCATCTTAACACTTGGAGGGATAAAACTAATAAGAGATACTAA